The Calliopsis andreniformis isolate RMS-2024a chromosome 10, iyCalAndr_principal, whole genome shotgun sequence nucleotide sequence AATCGTGCATCCTTCTGCGCTCCCTCGCGTTTATATTCAGTCGCATGCTTTTGCCTTGCCTCGTGGTCTTCGACTTTGATGGGCAGTTCAGTCTTGACGCCCCTGGTCTATGGGCAGTAGAATACTCTTCATATTTGTTTTATTAAGTTTCGAGAAAGAAAGTTGATGGATGTCAGACTTTGGGGGATTTAATTGTCGAGAAGATTTGCTTATACCTTTCATGGTCAGGTCTGTTCTCGTCGGACAGAGCGCTCGAAGAAGCATGTGGTTGGGGCTGTTGCTGAAAATAGAAGCCACCGAGGCCGACAGCACCCAAGGGAGTCCTCCTTCCAGGTGCACTTTGAGGGTGCTCCGATGAGTAGCCAGCTGGAGGGGCTGAGACGCTGGGATGggacgctcctggcactgagtaCATGGACTCCAGCGACGCCGTCGACTGTGGGGGTAGCGGATGCTGCAGAGAACAGGTATATTATTCACAAGGCTAATTATCAAAATACTTGAGAGTTAGGATGATAACTTTCAGTTTCTGTGATACTGTGATCATTACTTATTACTTCGtaaccttttcttttattttgttaCCATGTTGATAGAAGATATATCTATCTATGTATTATACTTTTGGAAACGAGATACAGAGCAATAAAACATTATGTTAAATTCAGACCTATTAGActacttttgtaaattctacGAGAGACTCAATATTTAGATTCAATATTTTGTTCCTGTTGATACCCACAGAGGCACGGTGCTCCCAGGCCCATGTGGGATGCGAGGCGGACCGCTGCCAGGATCCTTGCTGCAGGTGCGCTTCCGGAAGTCCCTCCCTCCTGTCGTCATCCTCCGTCGAGCTGCTCTCACCATCATAGGACCTCATGTCTCGAACGATTCCCGTATCAGCTTCAAGCCCGCTTTCCCTTCACTTCCGTCCGACTCTACGAGTCCAGCCTCACAGGTAACTTCCCGAGAGATACAAaaactcaattatcattcttcacgcGGGGGTAGTATCATCGACAGGTGCAGTAATCGATAGCGACCGCGACACTTACCCAAAAATTTCTTTCCGCCTCCTATCATGCACGGCGCAGGATCCCCCGAGTGCAGCGAGGATCAGCAAAATTTTTTGCGCACCACCATGTAGCAGGCCATTCCTCCAATGGATTCCTCTTGGGCTCCTTGATAATAGCGATGCAATTGTAGCGATTGCTTCTATTTCAATTATTTCCTCTT carries:
- the Oli gene encoding basic helix-loop-helix family member olig, translating into MRSYDGESSSTEDDDRREGLPEAHLQQGSWQRSASHPTWAWEHRASHPLPPQSTASLESMYSVPGASHPSVSAPPAGYSSEHPQSAPGRRTPLGAVGLGGFYFQQQPQPHASSSALSDENRPDHERPGASRLNCPSKSKTTRQGKSMRLNINARERRRMHDLNDALDELRSVIPYAHSPSVRKLSKIATLLLAKNYILMQGNALEELRRVIAVLQSPHAHTTALPPTPVSYDLLHGFPGKLFQGVQDMQGLPAGDPQGVTAGGPPTDGAVTSGESN